The proteins below are encoded in one region of Mus caroli chromosome 10, CAROLI_EIJ_v1.1, whole genome shotgun sequence:
- the Casp14 gene encoding caspase-14, whose amino-acid sequence MESEMSDPQPLQEERYDMSGARLALTLCVTKAREGSEVDMDALERMFHYLKFESTMKRDPTAQQFLEELDEFQQTIDNWEEPVSCAFVVLMAHGEEGLLKGEDEKMVRLEDLFEVLNNKNCKALRGKPKVYIIQACRGEHRDPGEELGGDEELGGDEVAVLKNNPQSIPTYTDTLHIYSTVEGYLSYRHDKKGSGFIQTLTDVFMHKKGSILELTEEVTRLMANTEVMQEGKPRKVNPEVQSTLRKKLYLQ is encoded by the exons ATGGAGTCAGAGATGAGTGATCCTCAGCCTTTGCAGGAG gAAAGATATGATATGTCAGGTGCCCGCCTGGCCCTGACGCTGTGTGTCACCAAAGCCCGGGAGGGTTCCGAGGTTGACATGGATGCCCTGGAACGCATGTTCCATTACCTGAAATTTGAAAGCACCATGAAGAGGGATCCCACCGCCCAG CAATTTCTGGAAGAGTTGGATGAATTTCAGCAGACCATAGATAATTGGGAAGAGCCTGTCAGCTGTGCCTTTGTGGTACTCATGGCACATGGTGAGGAAGGCCTCCTCAAGGGAGAAGATGAGAAGATGGTCAGACTAGAAGACCTTTTTGAAGTCTTGAACAACAAGAACTGCAAGGCCCTGAGAGGCAAGCCAAAGGTGTACATCATCCAGGCTTGCAGAGGAG AGCACAGAGACCCCGGTGAGGAACTAGGTGGAGATGAGGAACTAGGTGGAGATGAGGTTGCTGTGCTCAAGAACAACCCCCAAAGTATCCCAACCTATACGGATACCCTCCACATCTACTCCACGGTTGAGG GGTACCTCTCCTATAGACATGACAAGAAAGGCTCTGGCTTCATTCAGACCCTGACGGATGTGTTCATGCATAAAAAAGGATCCATCCTAGAACTGACAGAAGAG GTCACCCGACTTATGGCAAACACGGAGGTGATGCAGGAAGGAAAACCAAGGAAAGTGAACCCTGAAGTCCAAAGCACCCTCCGGAAGAAGCTCTATCTTCAATAA